The following are encoded together in the Deinococcus soli (ex Cha et al. 2016) genome:
- a CDS encoding ATP cone domain-containing protein, with the protein MTHPELRVGSARTTFPFSRGLLVESLVNAGASAPVASAVSRRVEQQLRLARRTVVSPAELKALMVEVARDVAGDEIAQAAQAQTPAFQDIFVTAKKGDLPFSRGVLARTLEDAGLSGKDAYATASVVDVRLRQQGVTSLSAEEIDNRTEAALAERYGEHLRLTYRYLRHNRGKLGVLGEGSSVPSPFSKGILVQSMLAAGVTPDVARKVARVTQRDLRGRDDRVIPRHEIRQKVEALLRDEVGPDVSARYRLLRVIRRPPRPVIVLLGGVSGTGKSFLAAEIAYRLGIARVVSTDSIREVMRAMVSPALLPTLHASTFNAWEALLPPGAPRPEHPDRPSLIAGFRDQVQQVSVGLSAVVQRSVQEGSSLVLEGVHLVPGYIRADSYAGAIVVPLLVTLPDADEHRRHFESRDTETAASRPLHRYMGYFREIRAMQDELEALAHQYEVPMLDGLTLDESAEQAVDMVLRRVLTALTGEERRALLGEDHADLTFGGS; encoded by the coding sequence ATGACGCACCCGGAACTGCGGGTGGGGTCGGCCCGCACCACCTTCCCGTTCAGTCGCGGCCTGCTGGTCGAATCCCTGGTGAACGCCGGGGCCAGCGCGCCGGTGGCGTCCGCCGTGTCCCGCCGCGTGGAGCAGCAGCTGCGGCTGGCGCGGCGCACCGTGGTCAGCCCGGCGGAACTCAAGGCCCTGATGGTCGAGGTGGCCCGCGACGTGGCCGGGGACGAGATCGCGCAGGCGGCGCAGGCGCAGACGCCCGCCTTCCAGGACATCTTCGTGACGGCCAAGAAGGGCGACCTGCCCTTCAGCCGGGGTGTACTGGCCCGCACGCTGGAGGACGCGGGTCTGTCCGGCAAGGACGCCTACGCGACCGCCAGCGTCGTGGACGTGCGGCTGCGCCAGCAGGGCGTGACCAGCCTGAGCGCCGAGGAGATCGACAACCGCACCGAGGCCGCGCTGGCCGAACGCTACGGCGAGCACCTGCGCCTGACCTACCGCTACCTGCGGCACAACCGCGGGAAGCTGGGCGTGCTGGGCGAGGGCAGCAGTGTGCCCAGCCCGTTCAGCAAGGGCATCCTGGTGCAGAGCATGCTCGCGGCGGGCGTCACGCCGGACGTGGCGCGCAAGGTGGCCCGCGTGACCCAGCGGGACCTGCGGGGCCGTGACGACCGGGTCATCCCCCGCCACGAGATCCGCCAGAAGGTCGAGGCGCTGCTGCGCGACGAGGTCGGCCCGGACGTGAGTGCCCGCTACCGCCTGCTGCGCGTGATCCGCCGTCCGCCGCGCCCAGTGATCGTGCTGCTGGGCGGCGTGAGCGGCACCGGCAAGAGCTTCCTGGCCGCCGAGATCGCCTACCGCCTGGGCATCGCGCGGGTCGTCAGCACCGATTCCATCCGCGAGGTCATGCGCGCCATGGTCTCCCCCGCGCTGCTGCCCACGCTCCACGCCAGCACCTTCAACGCCTGGGAGGCGCTGCTGCCGCCCGGCGCGCCCCGCCCCGAGCACCCGGACCGGCCCTCGCTGATCGCGGGCTTCCGGGATCAGGTGCAGCAGGTCAGCGTGGGCCTGAGCGCCGTCGTGCAGCGCAGCGTGCAGGAGGGCAGCAGTCTGGTGCTGGAGGGCGTGCACTTGGTCCCCGGGTACATCCGCGCGGACTCGTACGCGGGCGCGATCGTGGTGCCGCTGCTGGTGACGCTGCCCGACGCAGACGAACACCGCCGCCACTTCGAGAGCCGCGACACGGAGACCGCCGCCAGCCGCCCCCTGCACCGCTACATGGGCTACTTCCGCGAGATCCGCGCCATGCAGGACGAACTCGAGGCGCTGGCCCACCAGTACGAGGTGCCGATGCTGGACGGCCTGACGCTGGACGAGAGCGCCGAGCAGGCGGTGGACATGGTGCTGCGGCGCGTGCTGACCGCCCTGACCGGCGAGGAGCGCCGAGCGCTGCTGGGCGAGGACCACGCGGACCTGACCTTCGGCGGCAGCTGA
- a CDS encoding TetR/AcrR family transcriptional regulator, which translates to MDSTSLRERQKERRRARIYNVAIDLFKRGGFQTTTATDIAKASNVSRGTFFNYYPYKEAVLLDYGSEVMNRLRDHAEARLHDGAAPLTVLYEVWDRLADENTRERDLFPPLAYEVMNPNPERARTAYQALPLSKVIELILRPMHQAGMMRTDLSLQRISNLIADTYLMVALRWSAYGTERPLQEEMRLALNLLLEGAVKRDVR; encoded by the coding sequence ATGGATTCAACCTCGCTGCGCGAACGCCAGAAGGAGCGCCGCCGCGCCCGCATCTACAATGTCGCCATTGACCTGTTCAAACGTGGCGGGTTCCAGACGACCACCGCGACCGACATCGCCAAGGCCAGCAACGTCTCGCGCGGCACGTTCTTCAACTACTACCCCTACAAGGAAGCGGTGCTGCTCGACTACGGCAGCGAGGTCATGAACCGCCTGCGTGACCACGCCGAGGCCCGCCTGCACGACGGCGCCGCACCCCTGACGGTGCTGTACGAGGTCTGGGACCGCCTCGCGGACGAGAACACCCGCGAACGCGACCTGTTCCCGCCCCTGGCGTACGAGGTCATGAATCCCAACCCCGAGCGGGCCCGCACCGCGTACCAGGCGCTGCCGCTGAGCAAGGTCATCGAGCTGATCCTGCGGCCCATGCATCAGGCGGGCATGATGCGCACCGACCTGTCGCTGCAGCGCATCAGCAACCTGATCGCGGACACGTACCTGATGGTCGCGCTGCGCTGGAGTGCGTACGGCACCGAGCGGCCCCTGCAGGAGGAGATGCGCCTGGCGCTGAACCTGCTCCTGGAAGGCGCCGTGAAACGCGACGTGCGCTGA
- the ppgK gene encoding polyphosphate--glucose phosphotransferase, which translates to MSVILGIDIGGSGIKGAPVDTRTGKLTAERHRIPTPEGAAPEDVKRVVQQLVEHFGLPGPVGVTFPGIVQRGHTLSAANVHPDWVGLNADALFTDATGHEVHLINDADAAGLAEARFGAGQGETGSVLVLTFGTGIGSALVHDGVLVPNTELGHLWLRDKHAETWASDRARERDDLNWKQWSKRASTYLQHLELLFSPELFIIGGGVSKKADKWREHLKAERTRVVPAQLLNEAGIIGAAMMAAGSDPALTAAPAALSPARRAPRKTSG; encoded by the coding sequence ATGAGTGTGATCCTGGGTATCGACATCGGCGGGAGCGGCATCAAGGGCGCCCCCGTGGACACCCGCACCGGCAAGCTCACCGCCGAGCGGCACCGCATCCCCACCCCCGAAGGTGCCGCGCCGGAGGACGTGAAACGCGTCGTGCAGCAGCTCGTCGAGCACTTCGGGCTGCCCGGCCCGGTCGGCGTGACCTTCCCCGGCATCGTGCAGCGCGGCCACACCCTCTCGGCCGCGAACGTCCACCCGGACTGGGTCGGCCTGAATGCCGACGCGCTGTTCACCGACGCCACCGGGCACGAGGTTCACCTGATCAACGACGCCGACGCCGCCGGACTCGCCGAGGCCCGCTTCGGCGCCGGGCAGGGCGAGACGGGCAGCGTCCTCGTGCTGACCTTCGGCACCGGGATCGGCAGCGCCCTGGTGCATGACGGCGTGCTGGTGCCCAACACCGAACTGGGCCACCTGTGGCTGCGCGACAAGCACGCCGAGACCTGGGCGTCCGACCGCGCCCGCGAACGCGACGACCTGAACTGGAAACAGTGGAGCAAGCGCGCCAGCACGTACCTGCAGCACCTGGAACTGCTGTTCAGCCCGGAACTGTTCATCATCGGCGGGGGCGTCAGCAAGAAGGCCGACAAGTGGCGCGAGCACCTGAAGGCCGAACGCACCCGCGTCGTGCCCGCACAGTTGCTGAACGAGGCCGGGATCATCGGGGCCGCCATGATGGCCGCCGGGAGCGATCCGGCCCTGACGGCCGCACCAGCTGCCCTCAGCCCCGCGCGCAGGGCCCCCCGCAAGACCAGCGGCTGA
- a CDS encoding sporulation protein, which yields MGFLKKMMAAIGVGGARVDAQVHNPAVRIGDSVTGVLVVQGGSLDQRIERVNLGLATRYKSDDSYVSHQLSKFQVIPTFELRAGERREFPFSIPVEPGTPLSLPGTQLWLATDMDIAGAVDPGDQDHLQILPSREMEVLFQGAQRLGFQLSGSEIEYHHGRIVQEISFRPPHGQYRIAEIEMMLFPQAGGLDVILEVDRRATGVASLFASEFEQRGRWHLSAATLGAGPDAVARELETRIRALL from the coding sequence ATGGGATTCCTCAAGAAGATGATGGCCGCCATCGGCGTCGGCGGCGCGCGCGTCGACGCCCAAGTCCACAACCCCGCCGTGCGCATCGGGGACAGCGTCACCGGCGTGCTGGTCGTGCAGGGTGGGAGCCTCGACCAGCGTATCGAACGCGTGAACCTCGGCCTCGCCACCCGGTACAAGAGTGACGACAGTTACGTCTCGCACCAGCTCAGCAAATTCCAGGTGATCCCCACCTTCGAGCTGCGCGCCGGGGAACGGCGAGAATTCCCCTTCAGCATTCCCGTCGAGCCCGGCACGCCCCTGTCGCTGCCCGGCACGCAGCTGTGGCTCGCGACCGACATGGACATCGCGGGCGCTGTCGATCCCGGCGACCAGGACCACCTCCAGATCCTCCCCAGCCGCGAGATGGAGGTGCTGTTCCAGGGCGCGCAGCGCCTAGGCTTCCAGCTCAGCGGCAGTGAGATCGAGTACCACCACGGCCGCATCGTGCAGGAGATCAGCTTCCGCCCCCCGCACGGCCAGTACCGCATCGCCGAGATCGAGATGATGCTGTTCCCGCAGGCGGGCGGCCTGGACGTCATCCTGGAGGTGGACCGCCGCGCCACGGGCGTCGCCAGCCTGTTCGCCAGCGAGTTCGAACAGCGCGGCCGCTGGCACCTGAGTGCCGCCACGCTGGGCGCCGGGCCGGACGCCGTTGCCCGCGAACTCGAAACCCGCATCCGCGCGCTGCTGTAA
- a CDS encoding RsmB/NOP family class I SAM-dependent RNA methyltransferase, translated as MTDARRPRTARDRPRSEADRPGPFNPAREVAVRVLLRVMDAHAFAAPALDAALQEARLPARDAGLATHVVYGALRHAPSLTRALDARLTGDTHPKTRAVLLAGAFERLFLGTPPHAVVSEYVNLARGARLAPPGLVNAVLRRLESMSPDETVPDEMPAWLADVYRRAYGAQADAVLADLLEPQPLWLSLSDAGVRALEDEGSVLEGTVQGVDRVALDRPLRQTSAFQQGQAQPINPASLACVDALGDVQGVRVLDLAGGAGVKAAMLATRGALVTSVDVVARKHDLARANLKRLGLTGQFITHDLTQPLPTEPAPVVLLDAPCTGSGTLRSHPEIKLRLTPDAVQEMAGLQARMLPNAAALVQPGGTLVYSVCSVTPQEGAEVVQAFLDTHPDFTPQAVPDLEVPHVPAGPGVLTVPVDGVDGFFIARLTRLA; from the coding sequence ATGACCGACGCACGCCGCCCCCGCACCGCCCGCGACCGCCCCAGATCCGAGGCCGACCGGCCCGGTCCGTTCAACCCGGCCCGCGAGGTCGCCGTGCGGGTGCTGCTGCGCGTCATGGACGCCCATGCGTTCGCCGCGCCCGCCCTGGACGCCGCGCTGCAGGAGGCCCGCCTGCCGGCCCGTGACGCGGGGCTGGCCACGCACGTCGTGTACGGCGCGCTGCGGCACGCGCCCAGCCTGACCCGCGCGCTCGACGCCCGTCTGACCGGGGACACGCACCCCAAGACCCGCGCGGTCCTGCTGGCCGGGGCGTTCGAGCGGCTGTTCCTGGGCACCCCGCCGCACGCGGTCGTCAGCGAGTACGTGAACCTCGCGCGCGGCGCGCGGCTGGCGCCCCCCGGACTGGTGAACGCCGTGCTGCGCCGCCTGGAGAGCATGAGCCCCGACGAGACCGTCCCGGACGAGATGCCTGCGTGGCTGGCGGACGTGTACCGCCGCGCGTACGGCGCGCAGGCAGACGCGGTGCTGGCCGATCTGCTCGAGCCGCAGCCGCTGTGGCTGAGCCTCAGCGACGCGGGCGTCCGCGCCCTGGAGGACGAGGGCAGCGTCCTCGAAGGCACTGTGCAGGGCGTGGACCGCGTCGCGCTGGACCGCCCGCTGCGGCAGACCTCGGCGTTCCAGCAGGGGCAGGCGCAGCCCATCAACCCGGCCAGCCTCGCCTGCGTGGACGCGCTGGGTGACGTGCAGGGCGTGCGGGTGCTGGACCTGGCGGGCGGGGCGGGCGTGAAGGCCGCGATGCTCGCCACGCGCGGCGCTCTGGTCACCAGCGTGGACGTCGTGGCCCGCAAGCACGACCTCGCCCGCGCGAACCTGAAGCGCCTGGGCCTGACGGGGCAGTTCATCACGCATGACCTGACCCAGCCCCTGCCCACCGAACCCGCGCCGGTCGTGCTGCTGGACGCGCCCTGCACCGGCAGCGGCACGCTGCGCAGCCACCCGGAGATCAAGCTGCGCCTCACGCCGGACGCCGTGCAGGAGATGGCCGGGCTTCAGGCGCGGATGCTACCGAACGCCGCCGCGCTCGTGCAGCCCGGCGGGACCCTGGTGTACTCGGTGTGCTCGGTCACGCCGCAGGAAGGGGCGGAGGTCGTGCAGGCGTTCCTAGACACCCACCCGGACTTCACGCCGCAGGCCGTGCCGGACCTGGAGGTCCCGCACGTACCTGCCGGGCCGGGCGTGCTGACCGTGCCGGTGGACGGGGTGGACGGGTTCTTCATCGCGCGCCTGACACGGCTGGCCTGA
- a CDS encoding MFS transporter yields MSSAAPSPARVNTGRTKLILFLTIFIAMLGLSVLFPIIAPLGRQLGLTETQTGWFSTAYSLMQFVFSPIWGNRSERLGRKPILLMGLVGFSISFGLFGVLAQAGLNGALSGTLLFVLLVASRVIGGVLSSATLPTAQAMMADLSSAKDRTASLGLIGAAFGLGVVFGPAIGAALSGLSLTAPVFFSAALGLVTALVAWRTLPETRVSGAKMAAKGSRRALLSQPTVLLLLAVSALSTLASVGMEQTIGFYVQDTLRLTPEGAARTVGIMLTLFGFVAALVQGGAIRPLAKKLPTTPLVSAGLLIMGAGMLLVPAGQSFWPITLALAVVGVGSAILSPSLSAGLSLSAGEDLQGTVAGLNSSALALGRMAGPLISTGLYQTVSHAAPYVLSGSVLLALLAIVLLIRPRVQPAAA; encoded by the coding sequence ATGTCGTCCGCCGCCCCCTCCCCCGCCCGGGTCAACACCGGGCGAACAAAACTGATCCTGTTTCTGACCATCTTCATCGCCATGCTGGGCCTGAGCGTCCTGTTCCCGATCATCGCCCCGCTGGGCCGCCAGCTCGGCCTGACCGAGACGCAGACCGGCTGGTTCTCCACTGCCTACTCCCTGATGCAGTTCGTCTTCTCGCCCATCTGGGGGAACCGCAGCGAACGCCTGGGCCGCAAACCCATCCTCCTGATGGGCCTCGTGGGCTTCTCGATCAGCTTCGGGCTCTTCGGCGTGCTGGCCCAGGCGGGCCTGAATGGCGCGCTGAGCGGCACCCTGCTGTTCGTCCTGCTCGTCGCCTCGCGCGTGATCGGTGGGGTGCTCTCCAGCGCCACGCTGCCCACCGCGCAGGCCATGATGGCCGACCTGAGCAGCGCCAAGGACCGCACCGCCAGCCTGGGCCTGATCGGCGCGGCGTTCGGCCTGGGCGTCGTGTTCGGCCCGGCCATCGGCGCGGCCCTGAGCGGCCTCAGCCTGACCGCGCCGGTCTTCTTCAGCGCCGCGCTGGGCTTGGTCACCGCGCTCGTCGCGTGGCGCACCCTGCCCGAAACCCGCGTGAGCGGCGCCAAGATGGCCGCGAAGGGCAGCCGCCGCGCGCTGCTCTCGCAGCCCACCGTGCTGCTGCTGCTGGCCGTCAGCGCCCTGTCCACCCTGGCCAGTGTGGGCATGGAGCAGACCATCGGCTTCTACGTGCAGGACACCCTGCGCCTGACCCCCGAGGGTGCGGCGCGCACCGTGGGCATCATGCTGACCCTGTTCGGCTTCGTGGCGGCGCTCGTACAGGGCGGCGCAATCCGGCCCCTGGCGAAAAAACTCCCCACCACCCCGCTCGTGTCGGCAGGCCTGCTGATCATGGGTGCGGGCATGCTGCTCGTGCCCGCCGGGCAGTCGTTCTGGCCGATCACGCTGGCCCTGGCGGTCGTCGGCGTGGGCAGCGCCATCCTGAGCCCCAGCCTCAGCGCGGGCCTGAGCCTCTCGGCTGGCGAGGACCTGCAGGGCACCGTCGCGGGGCTGAACAGCAGCGCCCTGGCCCTGGGGCGCATGGCGGGGCCGCTGATCAGCACCGGGCTGTACCAGACGGTCAGCCACGCCGCGCCGTACGTCCTGAGCGGGAGCGTCCTGCTGGCCCTGCTGGCCATCGTGCTGCTGATTCGCCCGAGGGTGCAGCCCGCCGCTGCCTGA
- a CDS encoding maltose ABC transporter substrate-binding protein, with protein sequence MKKALTILSLALLGQASAATITVWTHFGDSELAWLRAQAADFKAKTGNTVNIVSVPFGEMTDKFIQSAPKGQGPDLLTTQPHDRLGQLAAAGVIEPMDKYVTSRTDLDKTALNAMTYQGKLFGVPMFAEAVAVVYNKALVPTAPTTWSAFLAAAQKNTGSGKFGYLADLSNAYMQYGIISAYGGYVFKNNGGTLNVKDVGLANAGADKASAFLNDLRYKYNLVPEGVNGDAAKSAFVQGRLGMFLTGPWDMGDIKKANINYGIIPFPTPPGATGKWSPFVGVQGTMLNSYSKNKVAAAQFAKQISSSDAQVAFNKAGGRIPASLSARTKLKADPVVQGFGKTISMGTPMPNVPQMGAVWGPWSNAIAQSVQKSGQNYGQILDKAVQEINSNIK encoded by the coding sequence ATGAAGAAAGCTCTGACCATCCTGTCTCTCGCGCTGCTCGGCCAGGCCAGCGCCGCCACCATCACCGTCTGGACTCACTTCGGTGACAGTGAACTGGCGTGGCTGCGTGCACAGGCCGCCGACTTCAAGGCCAAGACCGGCAACACGGTCAACATCGTCAGCGTGCCCTTCGGCGAGATGACCGACAAGTTCATCCAGAGCGCCCCCAAGGGCCAGGGCCCCGACCTGCTGACCACGCAGCCCCACGACCGCCTCGGTCAGCTGGCCGCCGCCGGCGTGATCGAGCCCATGGACAAGTACGTCACCAGCCGCACCGACCTGGACAAGACCGCCCTGAACGCCATGACCTACCAGGGCAAGCTCTTCGGCGTCCCCATGTTCGCCGAAGCGGTCGCCGTCGTGTACAACAAGGCCCTGGTGCCCACTGCCCCCACCACCTGGAGCGCCTTCCTGGCCGCCGCCCAGAAGAACACCGGCAGCGGCAAGTTCGGCTACCTCGCTGACCTGAGCAACGCCTACATGCAGTACGGCATCATCAGCGCCTACGGCGGCTACGTCTTCAAGAACAACGGCGGCACCCTGAACGTCAAGGACGTGGGTCTCGCCAACGCCGGCGCCGACAAGGCCAGCGCGTTCCTGAACGACCTGCGCTACAAGTACAACCTCGTGCCCGAAGGCGTCAACGGCGACGCCGCCAAGAGTGCTTTCGTGCAGGGCCGCCTCGGGATGTTCCTCACCGGTCCCTGGGACATGGGCGACATCAAGAAGGCCAACATCAACTACGGCATCATCCCCTTCCCGACCCCTCCCGGCGCCACCGGCAAGTGGAGCCCCTTCGTGGGCGTGCAGGGCACCATGCTGAACTCCTACAGCAAGAACAAGGTGGCCGCCGCGCAGTTCGCCAAGCAGATCAGCTCCTCCGACGCCCAGGTCGCGTTCAACAAGGCCGGCGGCCGCATCCCCGCCAGCCTCAGCGCCCGCACCAAGCTCAAGGCCGACCCGGTCGTGCAGGGCTTCGGCAAGACCATCAGCATGGGCACCCCCATGCCCAACGTGCCCCAGATGGGCGCCGTGTGGGGCCCCTGGAGCAACGCCATCGCGCAGAGCGTCCAGAAGTCCGGCCAGAACTACGGCCAGATCCTCGACAAGGCCGTCCAGGAAATCAACAGCAACATCAAGTAA
- a CDS encoding ABC transporter permease subunit has translation MTTLSPPRSRTAVPPQGSRGILLALLILAALMGASVLIGWLLSTLAAQVVPGAPAYLLLVFTVVSLLVLAPLTHRAFPWITNWFYLLPALVFILAFTVLPVVLTVNYAFTNYSGQNSGNPDSAARQAATLSADRRSVTVPGLEGSAQAYLNCAAPSCAGATLVLYDEDASVPYRVKVTSAQDKTFTLAVPAPEALQVAQVTRVNRISYVGLANFQEIFGKASRALWPVFLWTVIFAFSTIILNSVAGLILGILLYNKRLKGRNVYRTLLFLPWAIPTVISVQMWVALFDQQFGIVNKSLGLLGIVAIPWLNDPLWAKISILVVNLWLGFPYMMTATISALSTINDDLYEAAEIDGASRWQQITGITLPLLRNSFTPILLSGFAFNFNNFGIIYLLTAGGPAQEGRESTAQSTDILLSWGYNTAFVSAGGQNFALASAIALIIFFLTLAISIVNFKAAGVFEEARK, from the coding sequence ATGACCACCCTGTCCCCACCCCGCTCCCGCACCGCCGTGCCCCCCCAGGGCTCACGCGGCATCCTGCTGGCCCTGCTGATCCTGGCCGCCCTGATGGGCGCGTCCGTGCTCATCGGGTGGCTGCTGTCCACCCTGGCTGCCCAGGTCGTGCCCGGTGCCCCCGCCTACCTGCTGCTGGTCTTCACGGTGGTGTCGCTGCTGGTGCTCGCACCATTGACCCACCGCGCGTTCCCGTGGATCACGAACTGGTTCTACCTGCTGCCCGCGCTGGTGTTCATCCTGGCATTCACGGTACTGCCGGTCGTGCTGACCGTGAACTACGCCTTCACGAACTACAGCGGGCAGAACAGCGGCAATCCCGACAGCGCCGCCCGTCAGGCCGCCACTCTGAGCGCTGACCGCCGCTCAGTTACGGTGCCTGGCCTCGAGGGCAGCGCGCAGGCATACCTGAACTGCGCCGCCCCCAGCTGCGCCGGGGCAACCCTGGTGCTGTACGACGAGGACGCCAGCGTCCCGTACCGCGTGAAGGTCACCTCCGCGCAGGACAAGACCTTCACGCTGGCCGTCCCCGCTCCCGAGGCTCTACAGGTCGCGCAGGTCACCCGCGTGAACCGGATCAGTTATGTGGGCCTCGCCAATTTCCAGGAGATCTTCGGGAAGGCCAGCCGCGCCCTGTGGCCGGTGTTCCTCTGGACGGTCATCTTCGCGTTCAGCACCATCATCCTGAATTCGGTCGCGGGCCTGATCCTGGGCATCCTGCTGTACAACAAGCGCCTCAAGGGCCGCAACGTGTACCGCACGCTGCTGTTCCTGCCCTGGGCGATCCCCACCGTGATCAGCGTGCAGATGTGGGTCGCGCTGTTTGACCAGCAGTTCGGCATCGTGAACAAGAGCCTGGGTCTGCTGGGCATCGTCGCGATTCCCTGGCTGAACGACCCGCTGTGGGCCAAGATCAGCATCCTGGTGGTGAACCTGTGGCTGGGCTTCCCGTACATGATGACCGCCACCATCAGCGCCCTGAGCACCATCAACGACGACCTCTATGAGGCCGCCGAGATTGACGGCGCCAGCCGCTGGCAGCAGATCACCGGCATCACCCTGCCGCTGCTGCGCAACTCGTTCACGCCGATCCTGCTGTCGGGCTTCGCGTTCAACTTCAACAACTTCGGGATCATCTACCTGCTCACGGCCGGCGGCCCCGCCCAGGAAGGCCGCGAGAGCACCGCGCAGAGCACCGACATCCTGCTCTCGTGGGGATACAACACCGCGTTCGTGTCGGCTGGCGGACAGAACTTCGCGCTGGCCAGCGCCATCGCGCTGATCATCTTCTTCCTGACCCTGGCGATCAGCATCGTGAACTTCAAGGCCGCCGGCGTGTTCGAGGAGGCCCGCAAATGA
- a CDS encoding sugar ABC transporter permease, producing the protein MTTAPNNLPPGGYVHREPSALRQALPWIIGVVILALLGWLGYALVDNLKDNQKSFSIFFVERGWVRFLLFLLAASGVLALTSLLGQRIGMARTGRRISYAAVLGDQLTHLFLILVVLIAIYPLFYVLIAAFDPRNSLFAFPDFGNPNIFYKTGLLPDLKQLNLENFAKLFEGVTIPAWQLLLAVIGGAALAATLISLIVSKVGRDTDALANVRAWGLRVLVAALAVLVIFMGPAQFTGGSNESKFLLSVRNTLLVSGLTGVLAILLSTTAGYAMARLRFPGRFQMLLFFIFIQMFPVFLALVAVFKLLTDLGLGNTFAGLILAYSGGAIAFNTWIFKGYVESLPESLEEAAMVDGATRWQTFTRVVLPLSRGMLVFIFLNQFIGTYAEFILASILMTGVEHWTVGVMLRSFTSGQFSTKWGVFAAAATLGALPIVALFYGFQNFFVGGAVAGGVKE; encoded by the coding sequence ATGACCACCGCACCCAACAACCTCCCACCCGGCGGCTACGTCCACCGCGAGCCCTCTGCCCTACGTCAGGCGCTGCCCTGGATCATCGGGGTGGTCATCCTGGCCCTGCTCGGCTGGCTCGGGTACGCGCTGGTCGACAACCTGAAAGACAACCAGAAGAGCTTCTCGATTTTCTTCGTGGAACGCGGCTGGGTGCGCTTCCTGCTGTTCCTGCTGGCCGCCAGCGGCGTGCTGGCCCTGACCAGCCTGCTGGGGCAGCGGATCGGCATGGCCCGCACGGGCCGCCGCATCAGCTACGCGGCGGTGCTGGGTGACCAGCTGACCCACCTGTTCCTGATCCTGGTCGTCCTGATCGCCATCTACCCGCTGTTCTACGTGCTGATCGCCGCGTTCGACCCGCGCAACAGCCTGTTCGCCTTCCCGGACTTCGGGAACCCGAACATCTTCTACAAGACCGGCCTGCTGCCCGACCTGAAGCAGCTGAACCTGGAGAACTTCGCCAAGCTGTTCGAGGGCGTCACCATCCCCGCGTGGCAGCTTCTGCTCGCCGTGATCGGCGGGGCCGCGCTGGCCGCCACGCTGATCTCCCTGATCGTCAGCAAGGTCGGGCGCGACACCGACGCCCTGGCGAATGTGCGCGCCTGGGGCCTGCGCGTGCTGGTCGCCGCGCTGGCCGTACTCGTGATCTTCATGGGCCCAGCGCAGTTCACAGGCGGCAGCAACGAGAGCAAGTTCCTGCTCTCCGTGCGCAACACCCTGCTGGTGTCCGGCCTGACCGGCGTGCTGGCCATCCTGCTGTCCACGACGGCCGGATACGCCATGGCCCGCCTGCGCTTCCCGGGCCGCTTCCAGATGCTGCTGTTCTTCATCTTCATCCAGATGTTCCCGGTGTTTCTGGCGCTCGTCGCGGTGTTCAAACTCCTGACCGACCTGGGCCTGGGCAACACCTTCGCCGGGCTGATCCTGGCGTACTCCGGCGGCGCGATCGCCTTCAACACCTGGATCTTCAAGGGCTACGTGGAAAGCCTCCCCGAGTCGCTGGAGGAGGCGGCAATGGTGGACGGCGCGACCCGCTGGCAGACCTTCACGCGCGTCGTGCTGCCCCTGTCGCGCGGGATGCTGGTGTTCATCTTCCTGAACCAGTTCATCGGCACGTACGCCGAGTTCATCCTGGCCAGCATCCTGATGACCGGCGTGGAACACTGGACGGTCGGCGTGATGCTGCGCTCGTTCACCAGCGGCCAGTTCAGCACCAAGTGGGGCGTGTTCGCGGCCGCTGCCACGCTGGGCGCCCTGCCGATCGTGGCGCTGTTCTACGGCTTCCAGAACTTCTTCGTCGGCGGCGCGGTCGCCGGGGGCGTCAAGGAATAA